From the genome of Corallococcus macrosporus DSM 14697:
GAGACGCCGCGGAACTCCCGGAGGATTTCCCCCGTCTGCCCCCGCCGCAGGGGCGACACGCTCTCCAGCCAGCCCACCAGCTTCGCGCCATCCGTCAGCAGGAAGAACAGGGCGATGAGCATCATCACCGTCTGGAACGCGATGGAGCCGGTGGCCGCCACCACACCCGTCACCGCGCGCGCCGCGGTGCCGCCCTGCGAGCTCACCTGCTGCTGAAGCGTCTCATCGAGCTCGGCCTGCTCCAGGGGGACGCGCTCCAGCAGCCCATCCACCGCGCCCCGCACCGGGCCGGGCAGCTTGCCAATCAGCCCCTCCACGCCTTCGCGCTGCACCGTGTCGGAGACGAACTTCACGCCATCGGACACCTCGGTGACGACGAAGGCCGTCAAGCCGCCCAGGGGCAGCAGCAGGGCCAGGATGACCCCCGAGACGATGACCCCCGCCGCCAGGCTGTGCCGTCCGCGCAGCCTCCGGCTCAGCCGCGAATAGAGGCCGTAGAAGGTTCCCGCGAGCACCGCGGCCAGGAAGAAGGCCTTGGCAAGCGGGCGGACCACCAGGGCCAGCAGGATGATGGACAGGATGATGAGGCCGGTGAACACACGCCGGGCGGTCTGCTCGGTTGCCATGCCCGTCAAGGTAGGGCTGCCTTCATGGAAGGGTAGGGACGGGCGGCGCTTTGGCCTGCCCGCCTGCCGTGCCGCCAAGAAGGCTTGGGCCTGGACGCAAGGCGGCTAGAGTGGGCGCGCCATGCCGCCCTTCGACTCCCCCCCATTCACCGTCTGGTTGCTCCAGGCGCTCTGCGCTGTCTTCCTGGCCATCCTCTTCCTCCAGTCGGGCCTCGACAAGGTCATCGACTGGAAGGGAAACCTGGGGTGGCTCACCGGCCACTTCGCCAAGAGCCCGCTGCGCGGCGTGGTGCCCCTGATGCTGGCCACCATCACCCTGCTGGAGCTGGCGGCGGGCGCGCTCAGCGCCGCGGGCCTGGTGGCGCTGGTGGCCACGGGCAGCGCGGCGCTGGCCTTCTGGGGCGCGCTGCTCTCCGCGGTGTCGCTGGTGGCGCTCTTCTTCGGCCAGCGGATGGCGAAGGACTACGCCGGCGCGGGCGGGCTGGTGCCCTACTTCCTGCTGACGCTGGTGGCCGTGTACGTCACCCGCCTGGGCTGAGGCGGCGCGGCGCCTCAGAGCACCTTGCGCGTGGGGACCAGGGCGTTGGCGGACAGCAGCCCGGCCACCAGCGCCACGGCCACCATCAGCATGGAGAAGGCCGTGTCCACGCCGGCCACCACGTCCCGCTCCAGCAGGGAGGACAGGCTGCGGAAGCCGACGCTGCCGGGCACCAGCAGCATGAGCCCGGGCACCAGCGTGGTGATGGAGGGCTTGTTGCGCAGCCGGGCCAGCGCGTTGCTGCCCATGGCCAGCAGCAGCGAGCCCACGAAGGCGCCCAACTGCGCCCCCAGCAGCAGCGAGCCCAGCCGGGCCCCCGCGAACGCGAAGGTGCAGGCGCCGGCAATCCATCCCCAGTCCCGGGGGCGCGCGCGGAAGAGCACGCACACCGCGAAGATGGCCACCAGCAGCATGGGGAGCTGGGTCCAGTCCGGCGGCGCGGGCGGCAGCGGCGCGACGGGCGGCGCGGGCAGCACCAGCGACAGCCGGCTGCCCAGGGCCACCCCGAAGCCCAGTTGGAGGAAGACGAGCGCCGCCGCGGTGAGCCGCGAGGTGCCGGAGATGAGGTTGCGCGTGGCCAGCTCGTTGATGGCCACCGTCAGCGACAGGCCTGGCAGCAGGACGATGAGGCCCGCCAGCGTGGCCACCTGGGCGGAGAGGGGCCCCATCAGGCTCGCGGCCACCGCGGCGACGGCGGAGGACAGGATGGCGGCCACCGGCTCCAGCACCCGCGCCGTGGTGGGCTGCTTCCGGGTGAGCACCCCCAGCGCGCCGATGAGCAGGCTGCTGAACGCCGCCACCGCCATCTCCTTGAGCCCGCCGCCGAACAGCCGCCCCGCGGCGCCGCCCGCCAGGGTCCAGCACAGGAGCTGGAGCGCCGGGCCGAAGCGGTCGGGCTGCGCGAGGATGGCCTCCACCCGCTGGGCGCCCTCGGCGGGCGGCACCTGGCCGTGGATGACGTCGTCCGCCAGCGAGTCCAGCAGCGCCAGCCGCTCCAGGTCCATGTCGCCCGGCTCCACGCGGACCAGCGAGGTGCGCAGCGCCTCCGGCGGCCCGAACGACGAGAAGATGGACGTGGGCGTGGAGAAGAAGCGCCCCTCCAGGCCGAAGCGCTCCGACACGCGCTGCATCAGCAGCTCCAGGCGGTGGGCGGGCGTGCCGTAGCGGTGCAGCGCCTCGCCCAGCCGGATGGTGAAGGCGACGGCGGCGCCCGGCGGCGGGGGATGGCTGGCGGCGGTGAGGAGCTCTGGAGGGACGGCCACGGCCGCGCACATGGCAGAGGCCCTGGGCCGAGTCAAACGGCGGCGAGGCAGGCCCCCGCGCGCCGGGGGCGCCCGCCTGCCCTGGGCCCGGCGCCTTCCGCGGTCAATGTCGCTTGTTCAGGTCTCCTGGGTGCCTGGGGCTCCGCCCTTCAATGCGTTTTCCTTGAATCCTCCTGGCGGGTGGTCTCCACGCGGCTCGCGCTGACGCTGGAGGCCTCGGACGGCGCCAGGGCCGGGCCCCCCACACCGCCAGACGCTGGCTGTTCCTCTCCCTGGAGCTTCTCGTGGAGTTGCCCGCCGAGCTGGGAGACCCCCTCCTTCGCGCGGCGCTTCGCGGGCTCGACGAGCTTGCGCTCCTGTCCCGTCACCGGCAGCAGGGTGGAGGCCAGCATGCCCAGCGTGATGCCGCCCACGGCCAACAGCAGGGGCTGCTCATCCGCCGTGCGGTCGAACCAGTCGGACGCTCGATGCTGGACGTCCTCACGCGAGGGCACCCGCTCCCGCATGTGGGACGCCCGCTCGCGGGCCTTGTGGACGACGTCCGTGGTGCGCTCCCGAAGCTCGGTGGCCTTGTCGGCCGCTCTGCCCTTCACCTCGTGCGCCTTGTCGCTGGCGCTGGCCCTCATGCCGGCGAGGGCTTCCTCGCCGCCCGCCCGCCGCTCCGGGATGCCGCCGATGCCCGCCCCCAGGGCCTCTTCCCGGGTGGAGCGCAGGTCATCCCGGCCGGCGCGCGGGCCGTCGTAGCGCCACCGTTCGTCCCTTCCCCCATCGGACTCGTCGTACTGGCGCGCCGCGCGTCGGGTGAAGGCCTTGCGCATCAAGGCCGAACCCACGCCCGCTCCCACGAGGGCGCCCAGCAAGCTCCAGCCCTTGGGGGTATCGGCCCGCTCCTTCAACTCCATGCTCCTCTGCATGACTGTCTCCCTGGCCTGCGTCTTGAGTTCCGTGGCTTTCTCCACGGCGGCCTCCTTCGCGTGCTGCTTGAGCTCGGTGGCCTTGTGCGTGGCGACCTCGCGGGCACGCTCCTTCAGCGCGGCTGCCTTCTCGCTCGCGAGCGCCTTCAACCGGTCGGGCTCCGCCCTCCGGGCCAGCTCGTCCGCGAGGTGGCTCATGCGTGCCCGTGAATCTGCGATTTCATGGCGTGCGCGGTCCTGCTCGCCCATTGCCCGTCCTCCTTGAGGGTTTGAATCGTTCTTTCAGGCCCATGGACCTGCTTCATCCGCTGGAGCCCGCTCCAGGCGACGCCGCCGCCCACGGCGAGCAGCACCACCGCGACGATGAGCGCGGAGGCCCAGAGGGGCAGGGCCTCGGCCAGCGCCGCCACCAGGAAGGCGACGAAGGTGAGGGCGCCCAGGAGCAGCACCACGCCTCCGCCCGCCAGCAGCCTCGCGCCGGCCGACGCCTTCCTTGCTTCCGCGCGCAGCTCGGTGCGCGCCAGGGACACCTCGGCGCGAACCAGGCGGCGTGCCTGCGCGGTGAACTCCGAGAAGAGCGCGCCAAAACCGTCCGCGCCCTGATGGGGAATCGTGGGTTCCATCCCTGGCGCTCCCCTCAGGCCTTGATGAGCCGGCCAAGCGCGAAGCCCGCCGCCACGCAGCCCGCGATGAAGAGCCCCGGCCGCTCGCGCACCCGGGACTGGGCATCCGCGAGCAGCTCGTCGGTGGTTTCGTTCTCGAGTCGTTCGGACGTGCGGCGCAGCAGCCCCGCCGCGCCGCCGAGCAGCGGCCGCGCCACCTTCGCCTCGTCCCTGTCCGAGAGGCTCTCCAGCGTGGAGACGAATCCCCGAATGCCCTTGGCCAGGTCTCCCCGGCGGCTTTCCACCTGGTGGTAGACGCGCTCCTTCGCGGCGCTGCCCAGTTGCTTCGCCTGCTCCTTGCCAGCCTGTCCGAGCCCGGACGCGGGGCCTCCTTCCGGGCGCTGCGCGTACCTGCTGCCTTGAATGCTGCCGTCACTGACGCTTCCCATGCTGACTCCTTCCGGTTCAGGGGGACTGGCGCGGGGCTTCACCCTGCCGGGTGCCCGCGCGCATTCGCTTCTGAAGGTAGACATGCTGCATGGCTGGCCTGGACGGAGCCTGATACGGAGGCAGGTGGGCGTTGGAGAGTGCAGGCGCCGGCGGCTGGAATGAGAGCGGCGTCCGGGGACGGAGGTCCGGGTGGACGGGCAGGTCCAGCGCCTGGAGGCTCCCATGCTGGCACTGGGGTTCCACGGCTCGGACGCGGAAGGCGTGGGCACCGTTTTCGAGCGGCACCTGCCCGGGCGCGACGTGGCCGAGGGCGCGTGGCGGTTGCTGACGGACGGCGGGCGTGGCCGTCACGTGTAGACTGCCTGGCCATGGACGTTTCCGCGGCCCGTGAGCGTGGCGGCATCTCCGCGCGGGCCTTCTGGCTCGGTGTCTTCGGCGTCACGGCGGCCTTCGGCCTGTTCTGCCTGGGGCTCCAGTACACGCCGGACTCGCTGCACTACTTCTCCGTGGCCCGCGGGTTGCTGTCGGGCTCGGGGCTGTCGGGGACCTTGCTCGCGGTGGACACGGCCGCGCCCCGGCCGCTGGACCTGTGGCCGCCCCTGTTCCCCATGGCCTGGGCCGCCCTGCTGTGGCTGGGGCCGGATGCGGCGGTCATCACCCTGCACCTGCTGTGCTTCGCCGTGCTCGCCGGGGCGCTCTTCTCCATGGCGCCCGCGAGACAGGGCGCGCGGTACCTCTGGACGTGCGCGGTGCTCATCATCCTGTACCGCCCCTTCGGGCACGTGGCGGCCGCGGCATGGTCCGAGCCCCTGTGCGTCGCGCTGCTCGCGCTCGCGCTGGCGCGAGAGGTCCGGGGGGCGGACGGTGCTGGCCGCTCCTTCCTGGTGGGGGCGCTGCTGGGGCTGGCGGTGCTGACGCGCTACGCGGCGCTGTTCGTCGTGCCCGGGCTCCTGTCGTGGCGCTTCGTGTGGGCCCGTGAGGCGGGCGGGCCCTGGCGCCGGCACGTCGTGAACGCGGTGGCGCTGGGCGCGGGGCTCGGGCTCGTGGTGGCGCCGTGGTTCATCCGGAACGTCGCGTTGTTCGGACAGGCCCTGGGGCCGCCCCGGGCGCCGCGCGGCGCGGGGCTGGTGGCCTCGTTGCTCAGTGGGGTGGAGACCTTGCTGGGGGACGCGTCCTTTGGCGCGTTCGGCGTGCTGTGCGTGGCGGCCACGGTGTGGCTGCTGCTGCCCGCGCTTCGAGGTGTGAAGGGGGCGCTCCCGCCAGATGACGCGCTGGCGCGCCTGCGGCCCGCGGCGCTGATGGCGGTGTCGTATGTCGCGGGCCTGTTCTGGTCGGCCACCCGCACGCAGATGGACACGTTGGATGGCCGCCTGTTGGCGCCGCTGGGCGTGGGGTTGCTGCCGGTGACGGCGGCGGTGCTGGTGGCGCTGGTGGAGCGCTCCCGGTTGATGTCAGCGCGGGTGCTCGTCACCACCGGCGTGGTGGTGGTGGCGGGACATCTCTGGGCCCCGCTGCACGCGCGCGTCCGGCAGCCCCGGGAAGGCTTCCACCACCTCCGCGAGCGCATTGCCCCGGTGCCGGCATGGGTGGAGGCCCACGTCACCGAGCGGGACTTGCTGCTGGGGCCGCAGCTCTGGTGGGTCCATCCCTTCACACGCGCCCCCGTGGTGGCGGATGGCTACCCCGAGCGGGGCTTCCTCACGCTCCAGACGCTGGGCCCCTACCTGCGGGAGCACGGCGCCGCCTACGAGCGCTTCTTCTGGCTGGGGACCCAGCCCCCGCCGGTCGACGCGGCGTCCTTCGAGGTGGTCGAGGTCGCTCGGCTGGAGACGAACGCCTACTGGTCCACGGTGTGGAACGCCGTCTGGGAGATTCGCCCGGCGGGCCGGGTGACGCCCATGGACAGACTCAAGGCGCGGCCCGCGCCGTAGGGGCTTCAGCGCTCGCGCGCCGCGATGCCCTCGACGAGGCGCCGGAGGTCGTGAGCCAGGGCCAGGCTGTCGGGAAGCGCCCGACCGAGGAGGCTCGGCACACCCGTGGCGACCTGGGCGGCGTTGGTGAAGGCGCACGCGCTCGCCTGGGAGAGCCGCGCGAACGGCACCGGCCGCTCCAGGACGGGCAGCGGGCCCACGTGTCCTGCCTCCAGCAGCACCTCGCGGATGATGCCGGGAAGGCATGGGGCGGACAGCGGCGGCGTGACGAGCGCGCCGTCCCACTGGACGAAGACGTTGGCCGTGGGCAGCTCGCAGACCTCGCCCGCTTCATTGCCGAGCAGGGGCAGCCGCTCCATGACCCGGTACTGGCGGAAGTAGGACAGGCCCTTGTGGTTCAGCGTGGGGTCGCCGCGGCGGTAGGCTCCGGGCTCCTGGCTGTCCAACGCGCGGCCCTCGTGGTGAAGCCGCTCCAGGTCTGGCGAGTGCGCGCGGAAGGTGAGCAGCACCCGGCCGTCACTTGCCGACAACTTCCCCACACCTTGGAAGGCCGGGCCCAGGGCGGCATCGGCGCGCAGGCAGCGCTGGAGGGATTCGCGGACCGCGTCCTCGGTGAGGTGCTCGGGGGGAGGAGGGCGCACCGCGCCTGGAAAGGCGCCCAGGCTGGCGCGCAGCCGCGCCAGATGCCGGGCGAGGAACCACGGCCTGCCCGCCTCGATGCGGAAGGTGGTGAAGAAGCCGGCCCCGAAGAAGAAGCCCTGGGCGAAGTCCCGCAGGGGCAGGTCCTCCCAGCGCCGCACCTCGCCGTTCACCGCGACCGTGGAGAACATTGCCGCCTCCCGTGCGCTCAGCGCGCCGGCTCCAGGAAGTTGGCGAGCAGCCGGGGCCCCTGGGGCGTGAGGAACGATTCAGGGTGGAACTGGACGCCTTCGAGGCGCGGCAGCTCGCGGTGCCGC
Proteins encoded in this window:
- a CDS encoding AI-2E family transporter translates to MATEQTARRVFTGLIILSIILLALVVRPLAKAFFLAAVLAGTFYGLYSRLSRRLRGRHSLAAGVIVSGVILALLLPLGGLTAFVVTEVSDGVKFVSDTVQREGVEGLIGKLPGPVRGAVDGLLERVPLEQAELDETLQQQVSSQGGTAARAVTGVVAATGSIAFQTVMMLIALFFLLTDGAKLVGWLESVSPLRRGQTGEILREFRGVSVAVLVSSVATAGVQAAAALVGFLIARVPASLFFAGVAFFMALIPAVGAAIVVLVAAALMFFSGHPWAALFLAIWGTVVVGLVDNVVKPLLAKRGMHQHGAIVFFALLGGLAAFGTVGLLLGPLIVAFFLALVRIYERDYGRPTPRPGDPSTPGGQGSGEESPIIRPSTLPAESSERAPLSPTPPERH
- a CDS encoding DoxX family protein, giving the protein MPPFDSPPFTVWLLQALCAVFLAILFLQSGLDKVIDWKGNLGWLTGHFAKSPLRGVVPLMLATITLLELAAGALSAAGLVALVATGSAALAFWGALLSAVSLVALFFGQRMAKDYAGAGGLVPYFLLTLVAVYVTRLG
- a CDS encoding threonine/serine ThrE exporter family protein encodes the protein MCAAVAVPPELLTAASHPPPPGAAVAFTIRLGEALHRYGTPAHRLELLMQRVSERFGLEGRFFSTPTSIFSSFGPPEALRTSLVRVEPGDMDLERLALLDSLADDVIHGQVPPAEGAQRVEAILAQPDRFGPALQLLCWTLAGGAAGRLFGGGLKEMAVAAFSSLLIGALGVLTRKQPTTARVLEPVAAILSSAVAAVAASLMGPLSAQVATLAGLIVLLPGLSLTVAINELATRNLISGTSRLTAAALVFLQLGFGVALGSRLSLVLPAPPVAPLPPAPPDWTQLPMLLVAIFAVCVLFRARPRDWGWIAGACTFAFAGARLGSLLLGAQLGAFVGSLLLAMGSNALARLRNKPSITTLVPGLMLLVPGSVGFRSLSSLLERDVVAGVDTAFSMLMVAVALVAGLLSANALVPTRKVL
- a CDS encoding phage holin family protein, giving the protein MEPTIPHQGADGFGALFSEFTAQARRLVRAEVSLARTELRAEARKASAGARLLAGGGVVLLLGALTFVAFLVAALAEALPLWASALIVAVVLLAVGGGVAWSGLQRMKQVHGPERTIQTLKEDGQWASRTAHAMKSQIHGHA
- a CDS encoding aminotransferase class IV — its product is MFSTVAVNGEVRRWEDLPLRDFAQGFFFGAGFFTTFRIEAGRPWFLARHLARLRASLGAFPGAVRPPPPEHLTEDAVRESLQRCLRADAALGPAFQGVGKLSASDGRVLLTFRAHSPDLERLHHEGRALDSQEPGAYRRGDPTLNHKGLSYFRQYRVMERLPLLGNEAGEVCELPTANVFVQWDGALVTPPLSAPCLPGIIREVLLEAGHVGPLPVLERPVPFARLSQASACAFTNAAQVATGVPSLLGRALPDSLALAHDLRRLVEGIAARER